One window of the Chitinophaga niabensis genome contains the following:
- a CDS encoding methyltransferase RsmF C-terminal domain-like protein, translated as MSSLPSAFTDTLDQLPGFNKESFLEVHNSAERITSIRLHPQKATALFPELAPTPVPWNRYGYYLSARPSFTLDPYFHAGAYYVQEASSMFLEEALRQTTDLSQPLKALDLCAAPGGKSTLIQAVLHPDSLLIANDVIKSRAGLLADNITKWGADNVVVTNNDPRDFARLGDFFDVMVVDAPCSGSGLFRRDPEAVEEWSQENVILCSQRQQRILADVLPALKPGGVLIYSTCSYAKEEDENIMEWLLGNFELENIPLTIDPAWNIVTSVTDQYKAHGYRFYPDQVKGEGFFIACFRKKGEEGVAKKMRQQIAALPAKESARLLPWLRDAANLTFVDHKGEVIILRSSIATELPVLQKKLYLRKAGVKAGQLTQKELIPDHQLALSTCISAELPAVELPLEHALRYLRKEDLQLDLSVKGWTLMRYGGMNLGWAKVLPNRINNYYPKEMRILKAGMPE; from the coding sequence ATGTCATCGTTACCATCAGCGTTTACGGATACGCTGGATCAATTACCCGGATTCAATAAAGAATCCTTCCTGGAGGTGCATAATTCCGCTGAGCGGATCACTTCCATCCGGCTGCACCCGCAAAAAGCCACGGCGCTTTTTCCTGAACTGGCGCCAACACCAGTACCCTGGAACCGTTACGGTTATTACCTTTCCGCCAGGCCTTCCTTTACATTGGACCCTTATTTTCACGCAGGTGCTTACTATGTGCAGGAAGCCTCTTCCATGTTCCTGGAAGAAGCGCTCCGGCAAACAACAGATCTCTCGCAACCCCTGAAAGCATTAGATCTTTGCGCAGCCCCCGGTGGTAAAAGCACCCTCATACAAGCCGTGCTGCATCCGGACAGTCTGCTGATAGCCAATGACGTCATCAAATCCCGCGCAGGCCTGCTGGCAGATAATATCACCAAATGGGGCGCAGATAATGTAGTGGTCACCAACAATGATCCGCGCGACTTCGCAAGGCTGGGAGATTTTTTTGATGTAATGGTGGTAGATGCTCCCTGCTCCGGCTCCGGTTTATTCCGGCGCGATCCGGAGGCTGTGGAAGAATGGTCGCAGGAGAATGTGATTCTCTGCAGCCAGCGGCAGCAAAGGATCCTGGCAGATGTGCTGCCTGCCCTGAAACCAGGGGGTGTATTGATCTATTCTACCTGCTCCTATGCGAAAGAAGAGGATGAGAACATCATGGAATGGCTGCTTGGTAACTTTGAACTGGAAAATATTCCGCTCACTATAGATCCTGCATGGAACATTGTAACCTCCGTTACTGATCAGTACAAAGCCCATGGATACCGCTTTTACCCGGATCAGGTGAAAGGCGAAGGATTTTTCATTGCTTGTTTCCGGAAAAAAGGAGAGGAAGGCGTGGCTAAGAAAATGCGTCAGCAGATAGCTGCGCTCCCTGCTAAAGAATCGGCCCGTTTATTGCCATGGTTAAGGGATGCAGCGAATCTCACTTTTGTAGATCATAAGGGGGAAGTGATCATTTTACGATCTTCCATAGCAACAGAATTACCGGTGCTGCAAAAGAAACTCTACCTGCGAAAGGCAGGTGTGAAAGCAGGCCAGCTCACACAAAAGGAGCTGATCCCTGATCATCAGCTGGCCCTGAGCACCTGCATCTCAGCAGAGCTGCCTGCCGTGGAATTACCGCTGGAACATGCTTTACGTTATCTTCGCAAGGAGGACCTGCAGCTGGACCTCAGTGTAAAAGGCTGGACACTGATGCGGTATGGCGGTATGAACCTCGGCTGGGCAAAGGTTTTACCCAACCGGATCAATAACTATTATCCCAAAGAAATGCGCATCCTGAAAGCAGGAATGCCGGAATAA
- a CDS encoding NAD(P)(+) transhydrogenase (Re/Si-specific) subunit beta — translation MQASLLSIAYLIGSVTFIIGLKMLSHPASARKGNLVAAAGMFLAIAGTIFLYEEGGEKLHNYGWIFSGLLIGTVIGVIAARKVKMTAMPEMVSMFNGMGGACAMLISIVEFNHLTHAPVAAMSGSNLAEIIAALITQATTGIHVGGKLLIILLGLIIGTVSFAGSVIAWGKLNGKVKDFAFKGQHIVNLTMLAVIVILATYLVVVINDSYTIVNENGRYISHGTIGVLPQITISFYVILALSIAYGVLFVMPIGGADMPVVISLLNSFTGVAAACGGFLYNNPVMLTGGILVGSAGTILTILMCKAMNRSLKNVLIGSFGGVKAGGAAKEQTGSYKEISLSDAAVVLRYANKVMIVPGYGLAVAQAQHVCHELEKILEEKGVEVKYAIHPVAGRMPGHMNVLLAEADVPYEKLEEMEQANGEMNTTDAVLVLGANDVVNPAAKHDPDSPIYGMPILEVENAKMVIVNKRSMKPGYAGIENELFFQPKTSMLFGDAKAVLQQLVAEVKIV, via the coding sequence ATGCAAGCAAGTCTTTTGTCTATCGCTTACCTGATCGGCTCTGTTACATTCATTATTGGCCTGAAAATGCTCAGCCATCCTGCCTCTGCGCGCAAAGGTAACCTGGTTGCGGCTGCGGGGATGTTCCTGGCAATTGCCGGAACTATTTTCCTGTATGAAGAAGGCGGAGAGAAATTGCATAACTACGGCTGGATCTTTAGTGGTTTATTGATAGGAACAGTGATAGGTGTGATTGCTGCACGCAAAGTGAAAATGACGGCCATGCCGGAAATGGTGAGTATGTTCAATGGTATGGGCGGAGCCTGTGCGATGTTGATTTCCATTGTGGAGTTTAATCATTTGACGCATGCGCCGGTAGCTGCTATGTCAGGCTCCAATCTGGCAGAAATTATTGCGGCTTTGATAACACAGGCTACAACAGGCATTCATGTAGGTGGCAAACTTCTTATCATCCTCCTGGGGCTGATCATTGGAACCGTTTCCTTTGCAGGTAGTGTAATAGCCTGGGGCAAATTAAACGGAAAAGTAAAAGATTTTGCATTTAAAGGACAGCATATCGTGAATCTCACCATGCTGGCTGTTATTGTGATCCTGGCCACATACCTCGTGGTAGTGATCAACGATAGTTATACTATTGTCAACGAAAATGGCAGATATATTAGTCATGGCACTATCGGTGTCCTCCCCCAGATCACCATCTCCTTCTACGTTATCCTCGCCTTATCCATCGCATACGGCGTATTATTCGTAATGCCCATTGGCGGTGCAGACATGCCGGTAGTGATCTCCTTATTGAACTCCTTTACCGGTGTGGCGGCAGCTTGCGGCGGTTTCTTATACAACAATCCTGTAATGCTCACGGGTGGTATCCTTGTTGGTTCAGCCGGTACTATTCTTACCATCCTCATGTGTAAAGCCATGAACCGTTCCCTGAAGAACGTACTGATCGGTTCTTTCGGAGGAGTGAAAGCAGGAGGTGCAGCTAAAGAACAAACGGGCAGCTACAAAGAGATCAGCCTCTCCGATGCCGCAGTGGTACTGCGTTACGCCAATAAAGTAATGATTGTACCGGGATATGGTTTAGCAGTGGCCCAGGCCCAGCACGTTTGCCATGAACTGGAAAAAATACTGGAAGAAAAAGGCGTGGAAGTAAAATATGCCATTCATCCGGTAGCAGGCCGTATGCCCGGTCACATGAACGTTTTGCTGGCAGAAGCAGATGTGCCGTATGAAAAATTAGAAGAAATGGAACAGGCGAATGGAGAAATGAATACCACAGATGCCGTACTGGTACTGGGTGCCAACGATGTGGTGAACCCTGCAGCCAAACATGATCCGGACAGCCCCATTTACGGTATGCCCATACTGGAAGTAGAAAATGCGAAGATGGTGATCGTGAATAAACGCAGTATGAAACCAGGATACGCAGGTATTGAGAACGAGCTCTTCTTTCAACCCAAAACCTCCATGCTTTTTGGAGATGCAAAAGCCGTGTTACAGCAGCTGGTGGCTGAAGTGAAAATCGTATAA
- the hemA gene encoding glutamyl-tRNA reductase, whose amino-acid sequence MQVNQPKDISHFHIVGINYKKTDAAIRGLFAINQDQYQQLLQTAQQAGLNDLFVLSTCNRTEIYGFAPDVEVLMNLLCDAAHGNRQVFKEMAYHRTGEGAIRHLYHVGTGLDSQILGDYEIVGQIKGAAKFAKGAGCIGTFIERLVNSVLQVSKLIKNETGLSSGTVSVAFAAVRLLESKIPDIKNKKIVLLGVGKIGRNTCKNMMEYLGVRNITLINRTTAVAAEFAGTHGLQYAPYEEMDAVLKAADVILVATNSPQPTILKAHLEGAQPKLVIDLSIPFNVAADVRELPHVEVVNVDELSKVQDETLQKRLNEVPKAMSIIEEHMEEFLYWFKMRKHAVVLKAVKEKLTEIHAREIKEQKNGAQYNMEDMEEVSSRIIQKMINLMAGKVRKESEKGDLYIAMINDIFEAGVNQE is encoded by the coding sequence ATGCAGGTCAATCAGCCCAAAGACATATCACATTTTCATATCGTTGGCATCAACTATAAGAAAACAGACGCTGCCATCCGCGGTTTATTCGCAATAAATCAGGATCAATACCAGCAACTTTTACAGACCGCCCAACAGGCTGGCCTGAATGACCTATTCGTACTTTCTACCTGTAACAGGACCGAAATTTACGGTTTTGCACCGGATGTGGAAGTATTAATGAATCTCTTATGCGATGCTGCACATGGCAATCGCCAGGTATTCAAAGAAATGGCCTATCACAGAACAGGAGAAGGTGCCATCAGGCATCTGTACCATGTTGGCACCGGCCTTGATTCCCAGATCCTGGGCGACTATGAAATTGTGGGACAGATCAAAGGCGCGGCCAAATTTGCAAAAGGAGCAGGTTGCATCGGTACCTTCATAGAAAGGCTGGTGAACAGCGTGCTGCAGGTTTCCAAGCTCATCAAAAATGAAACCGGCCTTAGTTCCGGCACTGTATCAGTAGCATTTGCTGCCGTACGTTTGCTGGAAAGTAAGATCCCTGATATCAAAAACAAAAAGATCGTTTTACTGGGTGTGGGCAAAATAGGCCGCAACACCTGCAAAAATATGATGGAGTACCTGGGTGTGCGCAATATCACACTCATCAATCGTACTACCGCAGTGGCAGCAGAGTTTGCCGGTACACATGGCCTGCAATATGCTCCTTATGAAGAAATGGATGCTGTGCTGAAAGCAGCAGACGTGATCCTCGTAGCCACCAATTCTCCCCAGCCTACTATCCTGAAAGCACACCTGGAAGGAGCACAACCCAAACTGGTGATAGACCTGTCCATTCCTTTCAACGTAGCTGCAGATGTACGGGAATTACCGCATGTGGAAGTAGTGAATGTGGATGAACTGAGTAAAGTGCAGGATGAAACATTGCAAAAACGGCTCAACGAAGTACCCAAGGCCATGAGCATCATTGAAGAGCATATGGAGGAGTTCCTCTACTGGTTCAAGATGCGCAAACATGCCGTAGTGCTGAAAGCCGTGAAAGAGAAACTCACGGAGATCCATGCACGCGAAATAAAAGAGCAAAAGAACGGCGCACAATACAATATGGAGGATATGGAAGAAGTTTCTTCCCGCATCATTCAGAAAATGATCAATCTTATGGCCGGCAAAGTGCGCAAAGAATCAGAGAAAGGTGATCTCTACATCGCCATGATCAATGATATTTTTGAAGCCGGCGTTAATCAGGAATAG
- a CDS encoding NAD(P) transhydrogenase subunit alpha: protein MNAVLDFLQLHIEMVYIVILSIFLGIEVISRVPAVLHTPLMSGANAIHGVVIIGAIIVMGKAESDNYIALVLGFLAVILGTLNVVGGFVVTDRMLEMFSKKKK from the coding sequence ATGAACGCAGTACTGGATTTTTTACAACTGCATATAGAGATGGTATACATCGTGATCCTCTCCATATTCCTGGGCATAGAAGTGATCTCCCGTGTTCCTGCTGTATTGCATACCCCACTTATGAGTGGCGCGAATGCTATTCACGGTGTGGTGATCATCGGTGCCATTATTGTAATGGGGAAAGCGGAATCAGATAATTACATCGCACTGGTACTTGGATTCCTGGCCGTGATATTGGGTACGCTCAATGTGGTAGGTGGTTTTGTGGTAACGGACAGGATGCTGGAAATGTTTTCAAAGAAGAAAAAGTAA
- the hemC gene encoding hydroxymethylbilane synthase, translating into MDKVIRIGTRESQLALWQANLVKDLLTAQGFSTILVPIKSEGDIDLVTPLYEIGVQGIFTRSLDLALLNDRIDIAVHSYKDVPTQLPQGLINAAILERGPVKDLLVYKHDTQFLEDSTYVANIATSSIRRKAQWLRRYPQHQLHNLRGNVNTRLQKLASENWDAAIFAAAGLERIGVRPDESEILDWMLPAPAQGAIVVACREQDTFCREALAPLDHAETALCTGIEREFLRYLLGGCTTPISAYAYIQDGQLNFEGNLCNLQGTLSLTVSHQLPAADAAGLGTSAAKEILVQGGDAIIEEIKNAQR; encoded by the coding sequence ATGGACAAAGTCATCAGGATAGGTACCCGGGAAAGCCAGCTCGCACTATGGCAGGCTAACCTGGTAAAAGATCTGCTTACAGCACAAGGGTTTTCCACTATTTTAGTTCCCATCAAAAGTGAAGGTGATATTGACCTCGTAACGCCTCTCTATGAGATAGGCGTTCAGGGTATTTTCACCAGGAGCCTGGACCTTGCGCTGCTCAACGACCGCATTGATATTGCGGTGCATTCCTACAAAGACGTTCCGACCCAATTACCCCAAGGGCTTATCAATGCCGCCATTCTTGAAAGAGGGCCGGTAAAAGACCTGCTGGTATACAAACACGATACACAATTCTTAGAAGACAGTACTTACGTAGCTAATATCGCCACTTCCAGCATCCGCCGTAAAGCTCAGTGGCTGCGGCGTTACCCGCAACACCAGTTGCATAACCTGCGCGGGAATGTAAATACCCGCCTGCAAAAGCTGGCTTCCGAAAACTGGGATGCCGCCATCTTTGCTGCAGCAGGACTGGAAAGGATCGGCGTAAGGCCGGATGAATCCGAGATACTGGATTGGATGTTGCCAGCCCCTGCACAGGGAGCCATTGTTGTGGCCTGCAGGGAACAGGATACTTTCTGCCGGGAAGCCTTAGCCCCGCTGGACCATGCAGAAACAGCACTTTGCACAGGCATAGAGCGGGAATTCCTGCGTTACCTTTTAGGCGGTTGCACTACTCCTATCAGCGCTTATGCTTATATTCAGGATGGACAACTGAATTTTGAAGGCAACCTCTGTAACCTCCAGGGCACACTGTCCCTCACTGTTTCACATCAGTTACCTGCAGCAGATGCAGCAGGGCTGGGTACATCAGCCGCTAAGGAAATACTGGTACAGGGAGGTGATGCTATCATTGAAGAGATCAAAAATGCCCAACGCTAA
- a CDS encoding uroporphyrinogen-III synthase — protein MSTKPLPQTLVGEAATHGIAISAQAFIDVQPTLTPEATAQSLQHFIKGSTLVFTSPNAVKIVSKAWHYSQAPSKKGISKVYCLQGATRKAVEEHLHHVSIAGTALNSKELAELIIAEHNIPSVVFFCGRIRRNELPDILKEHQVAVEEIVVYDTVETPEALKEEFDGILFLSSSSVKSFFSVNTLPKHTVCFAIGTTTAASLEDVTNNRIVVSPEPSMDLLVQTAIFYFDNINCYE, from the coding sequence TTGAGTACTAAGCCCCTGCCGCAAACACTGGTCGGGGAAGCTGCCACACATGGTATTGCTATATCTGCGCAGGCTTTTATTGACGTGCAGCCAACGCTCACGCCTGAAGCAACAGCACAGAGTTTACAGCATTTTATCAAAGGCAGTACACTTGTATTCACCAGCCCTAATGCTGTGAAGATCGTGAGCAAAGCATGGCATTACAGCCAGGCGCCTTCCAAAAAGGGTATCAGCAAGGTGTATTGCTTACAGGGCGCTACACGCAAAGCAGTAGAGGAACACTTACATCATGTATCCATTGCCGGTACAGCCCTGAATTCAAAAGAACTGGCAGAGCTGATCATTGCCGAACATAATATTCCTTCCGTGGTATTCTTCTGCGGCAGGATCCGGAGGAATGAACTGCCTGATATTCTCAAAGAACACCAGGTAGCAGTAGAAGAGATTGTAGTGTATGATACCGTGGAAACACCTGAAGCACTGAAAGAAGAATTTGACGGCATACTCTTTCTCAGCTCCAGCAGCGTAAAGAGTTTCTTTTCCGTGAACACACTCCCAAAGCATACGGTATGTTTTGCCATTGGCACTACTACCGCAGCTTCGCTGGAAGATGTGACCAATAACAGGATTGTTGTAAGCCCCGAGCCTTCGAT
- the hemH gene encoding ferrochelatase, with translation MVAKSDTAIMLMNLGSPDSTAVPDVKKYLLEFLMDKRVIDYPWLLRKILVGGIIVPNRAANSAEAYSKVWRADGSPLIALTKQLQIALQHDLEIPVEITMRYGNPSPQATYEKLMKEHPNLKEVILMPLYPHYAMSSYETAVEYAKDSYKKKNYPFTLKVVEPFYNRPEYIEALSESMRPYLDQDYDHLLFSYHGLPERHIRKGDVTGSHCYKVNDCCHVASAAHKQCYRHQVTITSELVAERLGIPRNKWSISYQSRLGREEWVKPYTAGLFETLPKQGVKKLLIVCPAFVSDCLETLEEIAMEGKHSFISNGGDSFTMIPCMNTHPTWVKTVALLCKEEMAQYA, from the coding sequence ATGGTCGCAAAGTCTGATACAGCTATTATGCTGATGAACCTCGGTTCGCCTGATTCTACGGCGGTGCCGGATGTGAAGAAATACCTCCTGGAATTCCTGATGGACAAGCGGGTGATCGATTACCCCTGGCTGCTGCGTAAGATACTGGTAGGAGGGATCATTGTTCCCAACAGGGCGGCTAACAGTGCAGAAGCTTACAGCAAAGTGTGGCGGGCAGATGGTTCTCCGCTCATTGCGCTGACGAAACAATTACAAATTGCCCTGCAGCACGATCTGGAGATCCCTGTGGAGATCACCATGAGGTACGGTAATCCTTCTCCCCAAGCCACTTATGAGAAGTTGATGAAGGAACATCCGAACCTGAAGGAAGTGATCCTCATGCCTTTATATCCGCACTACGCCATGAGCAGTTATGAAACCGCGGTGGAGTATGCAAAAGATAGCTATAAGAAAAAGAACTATCCCTTCACGTTAAAAGTAGTGGAGCCGTTCTATAACCGTCCTGAATACATTGAGGCACTGTCTGAAAGCATGCGTCCTTATCTTGATCAGGATTATGATCACCTGCTCTTCAGTTATCACGGGCTACCGGAAAGGCACATACGAAAGGGTGATGTAACAGGCAGTCACTGTTATAAAGTGAATGATTGCTGCCATGTTGCCTCTGCTGCACATAAACAATGTTACCGTCACCAGGTGACTATCACTTCTGAACTGGTAGCAGAAAGACTGGGTATTCCCCGGAATAAATGGAGTATTTCCTATCAATCCAGGCTGGGCCGGGAAGAATGGGTGAAACCCTATACCGCAGGCCTGTTTGAAACCCTTCCTAAACAGGGGGTTAAGAAGTTACTGATCGTGTGCCCGGCTTTTGTGTCAGATTGCCTGGAAACACTGGAAGAGATAGCCATGGAAGGAAAACATTCCTTTATCAGCAATGGTGGGGACAGTTTCACCATGATCCCCTGTATGAACACGCATCCAACATGGGTGAAAACAGTAGCCCTGCTTTGTAAAGAAGAAATGGCGCAATACGCGTAA
- a CDS encoding Re/Si-specific NAD(P)(+) transhydrogenase subunit alpha produces the protein MILAVLKEKAEESRVSLVPEVVKQLVQQQVTVWVEEGAGVKAFYTDEAYREAGAVIKPRTEILQQADLLLSIRSLVPEEWNQLAPGKILMGVYQPLYNQELMQQWAEKQLTTFSMDTIPRTTRAQSMDVLSSQANIAGYKAVILAAYTYSRYFPMLMTAAGSIPPAKVLILGAGVAGLQAIATARRLGAVVEVFDTRPAVKEEVMSLGAKFVEVEGAADASKAGGYAVEQTEEYKQKQVEKIAQSAAKADIIITTAQIPGKAAPILISQEMVENMHTGSVIIDLAAATGGNTAVTKNGETIVHKGVTVIGNSDLAGTAPADASKLYARNVLNFLKLMLTKEGQLDLNFKDDLIQGTCITHKGEIVNERVKNLQPATA, from the coding sequence ATGATCTTGGCCGTTCTAAAAGAAAAAGCAGAAGAAAGCAGGGTATCGCTGGTTCCGGAAGTAGTGAAACAATTAGTGCAGCAGCAGGTAACGGTGTGGGTGGAAGAGGGTGCCGGCGTAAAAGCATTTTACACGGATGAGGCGTACCGGGAAGCCGGCGCAGTCATCAAACCCCGCACAGAGATATTGCAGCAGGCAGATCTGCTGCTCAGTATCCGTTCACTTGTTCCGGAAGAATGGAACCAGTTAGCCCCCGGAAAGATCCTCATGGGCGTTTACCAACCCCTCTACAACCAGGAGCTCATGCAGCAATGGGCCGAAAAGCAACTCACTACTTTCAGTATGGACACCATTCCCCGCACCACACGTGCGCAAAGCATGGATGTGTTGAGTTCCCAGGCCAATATTGCAGGTTATAAAGCAGTGATCCTGGCGGCATACACCTATAGCCGCTATTTTCCTATGCTGATGACAGCCGCAGGAAGTATCCCTCCCGCAAAGGTGCTGATCCTGGGAGCCGGAGTTGCCGGATTACAGGCTATTGCCACTGCACGCAGGCTGGGAGCGGTTGTGGAAGTATTTGACACCAGGCCCGCTGTGAAGGAAGAAGTGATGAGCCTCGGTGCGAAATTCGTGGAAGTGGAAGGTGCGGCAGATGCTTCCAAAGCAGGCGGATATGCCGTTGAGCAAACAGAAGAATATAAACAGAAACAGGTAGAGAAAATAGCGCAAAGCGCAGCGAAAGCAGATATCATTATCACCACCGCACAGATCCCCGGAAAAGCAGCACCCATACTGATCTCGCAGGAGATGGTGGAAAACATGCACACGGGCTCTGTGATCATTGATCTCGCTGCTGCCACCGGTGGAAATACCGCCGTTACCAAAAACGGTGAAACCATTGTGCATAAAGGTGTAACCGTGATCGGTAATTCAGACCTGGCAGGCACGGCTCCTGCAGATGCCAGTAAACTGTATGCCCGCAACGTGCTGAACTTCCTGAAGCTCATGCTCACAAAAGAAGGGCAGCTGGATCTGAACTTTAAGGATGATCTGATCCAGGGCACCTGCATCACACATAAAGGAGAGATCGTAAATGAGCGCGTGAAAAACCTCCAACCCGCAACCGCATAA